From Impatiens glandulifera chromosome 7, dImpGla2.1, whole genome shotgun sequence:
caaaaatggggatattacatgtggcaaaaaATTAACGGTGTTTAACATTtccgttattttaaataaaattgacactttttgacaaattagtatatataaatagaattttgatacttaataaataaatttgacaccttcttacaagttggtgtgtaaaattgacattcttccgatatatatatatatatatatatatatatatatatatatatatatatatatatatatatataaaatcagaaTTGAGGTGTtgataatgaaaatttaatggGATTCTTGGGGCATTATACAATAGAGTGAAAGAAAGACATGTTAGATATAtctattaattgtttttaattatacacaatttgattaaataaattttacgatttgtttgatataattatttgagtgtttttataatttatgaatattttattttttaattattttatgataaaataatattgtataataattttttttaataattaacattaattattaattcttttcaattacatattatttatttttaaaattcattcaaatatttatttttatattatttcagtGTCACTCTAACGATGATTGTATAAACTCACTTTatattcaatcaaaatatatccaactttttcataaaacaaaaaacgataaaaaaaagttattcttcttttttttcactATTTTTCTCTATAAATCTAAAATGAATGATAAATAGATATTTATCTACTCGTttcttctataattttttatttattttattcgaccatatcctaatttattttttaaaccagacttaattattttttttaaaatagaccCAACTATTCCTAGATCCGTTCTTGATCGGGATGATATTTTTGTCCTTCACTCCGATTCCGTCAGATCTCACACCTATAAAATCGAACAATCGAACGGACaaagattatattaaaaaaaatcttcaaaataacaTAAGACCGAACGAATTAAACATAGTCTCCCAATAAGAATATGGTCATCCTTCCTTATAATAAGAGaatgtataaattttattaattgataaaaagtatcaaattaaatttaaaaaataaataaagattctctttaactttctaaaataaaatataaaaatataaaaaatgacttACTTCTAAATTAAGGGGATTTCCATATTTACCCACAACCCAACCGTCGCACCTCATCTGACCGGCCGTTTACTCTTTGGTGCCTATTCTTCGTCACCATCAGCACGACCTAGTTAGGGTTTCACTCTATTTTAAGTCTTGTTGACTtcaacagcagcagcagcaatcTAACTGCAATTTACATATTCTTCTTTCCATTTGTGAGAAAATTCGACATGGATTCCACATCAGAAAGCCGTTCATTCTCTGTCAAACTATGGCCACCAAGCAAGAGCACCAGATTACTACTCGTTGAACGAATGACCAAGAATCTAATAACTCCATCCATTTTCTCCCGAAAGTATGGTCTCTTGACTAAAGAAGAAGCAAAAGAGGACGCCAAGCAAATAGAGATCGCGGCTTTCGATGTTGCAAATCAACACTACGAAAAGGAACCAGATGGAGACGGCAGTTCTGCAATTCAACTCTATTCTAAAGAATCAGGTAAACTAATGCTCGATGTTCTCAAAGCAGGCCCGCAGCAGCGTCAAAATGGTTTAGACGTGATCCCAGAAAAGCGCGATGAAGTTGTTTTCGATATATCTGGAGGTCGTCGAGCCTTTATCGATGCAAAAGAGACTGAGGAGCTGTTGAAGCCGCTTGGTGAAGGTGGAAATAAATACACTAGAATATGTTTTAGCAATAGAAGTTTTGGATTGGAAGCAGCTCGAGTTGCCGAGCCGATCTTGTCATCACTCAAGGATCAACTTAAGGAAGTAGATCTTTCGGATTTTGTTGCAGGAAGACCCGAAGCAGAAGCCCTAGAAGTGATGAATATCTTTTCTTCAGCTCTTGATGGATGTGAATTGCGTTACTTAAACCTCTCAAACAATGCCTTGGGCGAAAAGGGTGTAAGGGCATTTGGGAAACTCTTGAAATCCCAAAACAGTCTTGAAGAATTATATTTGATGAATAATGGTATCTCGGAAGAAGCTGCAAGAGCTGTTCAAGAGTTAATTCCTTCAACGGATAAGTTAAGGGTTCTTCACTTCCATAATAATATGACTGGGGATGAAGGGGCTGTCTTCATTTCTGAGATCGTTAAAAGATCTCCCCTCTTGGAGGATTTTCGTTGTTCTTCAACAAGGATTGACTTTCAAGGGGGAGTCATCCTTGCAGAGTCTCTTGGGAGGTGTACTCTTCTAAAGAAGTTGGATCTTCGGGACAACATGTTTGGTGTAGAAGCTGGAATCACATTGAGTAAGGAGGTTTCTTCTAGGTTCAATGATCTTACAGAGATTTACCTCagttatttgaatttggaaGATGACGGTTCAAAGGCGCTCGCGAATGCTCTCAACAAATGTGCACCTTTATTGGAGGTTCTCGAGATGGCTGGAAACGACATAACTGCTGAAGGTGCTCGTGACTTGGCTACCTGTATAGCCACCAAACAGTTCCTTAAGAGGCTCAATTTGGGTGAGAATGAACTGAAAGACAATGGTGCTATTTTAATTGCCAAGGCGTTGGAAGTGGGAGGTCATGGGCAGTTAACTGAAGTCGATATGAATACTAATTTGATTAGACGTGCTGGTGCTCTGGTCTTGGCTGAAGTTGTAGTTGATAAGCTCGGTTTCAAATTGCTGAACCTAAATGGTAATTTCATATCTGATGAAGGGATCGACGAGCTGAAGGAGATATTTAAGAATTGTCCAGCTAAACTAGGGGAATTAGACGAGAATGATCCTGAAGGGCAAGAAGATCTGGAGGAAGAAGAAACCGAAGATGGACTCGAATCCAGCCTCAAGGGTCTTAAGATAGAGCAAAACAATGACTGAGATTTGCTTTGCTAGTTTCTTAATTCTCTTGCAATTTCCTTTGAATATGTTTACAATTAATTTCTATTGAACAATGAGTTTAGTTGACCCTTTTGAAAGCATACTAaagattatataattcaacaatGAATGCAATACAAAATCTTTTCAAACAGTTTTATACACACtctattttgaatataattcTTTCTACAACTTGTCTCCTCACAGAAATATTGTTCAGACAATCTCATATTGTTTAACAAACTAACAACTTCAAATTGACGACGATAGAGAGCTTCAGCTTCAAGAATAATGGGTTCTGGATAAAAGAGTACTACAACAATCATAATCAGCATGAACATCCCCCTGATTGGTTTTGTCCCTGTGATGCACTAGCGCTGGTGGACTTGAGATTCACATCAACCATATCCTCTTGCTTTGTTGATGAAAGTGTTTCCATTCCAGGCAATGCAGCAGCGATTTTCCTGAACAATGCCTGTAATCGATGCCATGAATTCTATTATAGTCAAATTCAAAACCAAACCATGCAGATCTAGCAAGTCATGGAGTTCGTTATACACCTTTATGTTGAATCCAGCTTTTGCACTGGTCTCAATGAACATGACATTCAGATCACGAGCTTTTGACTCACCTTCCTCAATTGAAACCTGTCTGCATGTacatatttacttttattatgattctcttttctttaaataaacTAGTTAGATCAATGCTTGGGTTGCTAATTGCTATACATTATTCATACCTCTTATCTACCAGATCGGTTTTGTTCCCAACAAGGACAATGATAACATCACTACCTCTCTCACTGCGAACTTCTTCAATCCACTTTATCGTGTTTAAGAAAGATTGTCTGCCTAAAACAACCCAAAAAAGCACACCACAGTACATATGATCAATACCAGAAGACATTGGCAGATGACAACCGAATCAAATATCATTAAGCTAATGCATAAGAGTTTAAACAGTAAGAAACATACTAGGGTCAAGAATACATCATAAACAGAGAACTTTTGGGAGATTTACATACTTGCGACATCATAGACAATGACAGCAACAGATGAATCTCTAATATAACTTGGAATGAGACTCCTGAATCTTTCTTGTCCAGCAGTATCCCTAAAGAAGACATAACAATTATTAAGTATTGAAACATCGAAACAAACGATTGTTTTGTGTGGAGAGGTGGGAAAATGTTGGCACAACAGAATTTGAGGGACAAGAGAGAATAAATAGTAAACATAGCTTCAGATAGAGAGATTCAGAAATAAAGAGTTGATAATTCAAGATTTACCAAAACAAAAAAgtacaaataaattaagtgaatcTGGAAAATAAGACAACATACCTACCTACAAGAgatgatggtgaatatttaatattttaatgatggATTTCACAAAAGAATGCCTTCCATTAGTAAATATTGAATGATAAACTATTAAGCAAAAAAGAAAATCCCAGTTTCCAGATATTAATTGCACTCATATAGAAGAAACATATAGATATTCACAAAATACACATGAGCAACTAAAACAAGTTTTATACATTAAATCAAGCATTTGACACTATCAAGACTAGGGCAGCAGAAGGTTAAACATTACCACAACTGGAGTCGAACTGTCCTGTCTTCGAGATAC
This genomic window contains:
- the LOC124910266 gene encoding RAN GTPase-activating protein 1-like, which codes for MDSTSESRSFSVKLWPPSKSTRLLLVERMTKNLITPSIFSRKYGLLTKEEAKEDAKQIEIAAFDVANQHYEKEPDGDGSSAIQLYSKESGKLMLDVLKAGPQQRQNGLDVIPEKRDEVVFDISGGRRAFIDAKETEELLKPLGEGGNKYTRICFSNRSFGLEAARVAEPILSSLKDQLKEVDLSDFVAGRPEAEALEVMNIFSSALDGCELRYLNLSNNALGEKGVRAFGKLLKSQNSLEELYLMNNGISEEAARAVQELIPSTDKLRVLHFHNNMTGDEGAVFISEIVKRSPLLEDFRCSSTRIDFQGGVILAESLGRCTLLKKLDLRDNMFGVEAGITLSKEVSSRFNDLTEIYLSYLNLEDDGSKALANALNKCAPLLEVLEMAGNDITAEGARDLATCIATKQFLKRLNLGENELKDNGAILIAKALEVGGHGQLTEVDMNTNLIRRAGALVLAEVVVDKLGFKLLNLNGNFISDEGIDELKEIFKNCPAKLGELDENDPEGQEDLEEEETEDGLESSLKGLKIEQNND
- the LOC124910267 gene encoding ras-related protein RABH1b; this translates as MAPVSALAKYKLVFLGDQSVGKTSIITRFMYDKFDNTYQATIGIDFLSKTMYLEDRTVRLQLWDTAGQERFRSLIPSYIRDSSVAVIVYDVASRQSFLNTIKWIEEVRSERGSDVIIVLVGNKTDLVDKRQVSIEEGESKARDLNVMFIETSAKAGFNIKALFRKIAAALPGMETLSSTKQEDMVDVNLKSTSASASQGQNQSGGCSC